CCGGCGAGATCCTGGCCATCGAACCGGGCGCCAGCGGCCCGTTTATCGAGGCAAAAAAACGCTTCGGCGTGGGGAGCGGCGATGAAGGTCCGGCCATTCAGGCTGCCTGGGAGATGCTTCAGGCGCTGCCGGGCTGGAGGGTTGCCGGGGTCTATCCGTTTACGGTTGATTTTCTGTTCAGCGATGAAGCGGATTTCCTTCGCTACAAAAACGCGAGTGAACAGGAGCCGGAACAAAGCTGCAATCCGGAACTGACGGACTTTCTCACCCAGCACCGGGCAACGGATGGCATCCGGCTCGGCTCAGGGCGGCAATTGTACCGTTTGATGAGAGCGCAAAGTTGAAAAAAGCAAGCT
This genomic window from Pelobacter seleniigenes DSM 18267 contains:
- a CDS encoding class I SAM-dependent methyltransferase, whose protein sequence is MHKDPDQHYLQAILAQTPLRGKTILEFGCGAGDITRQLAPHAARIIAIDPDRQRLEQARIALAGSAVEFIQADDGMPDLAESYADIVLYSLSLHHIPRQQLPAHLRYAAARLARAGEILAIEPGASGPFIEAKKRFGVGSGDEGPAIQAAWEMLQALPGWRVAGVYPFTVDFLFSDEADFLRYKNASEQEPEQSCNPELTDFLTQHRATDGIRLGSGRQLYRLMRAQS